Proteins encoded by one window of Swingsia samuiensis:
- a CDS encoding thioredoxin domain-containing protein, with protein sequence MFLKRRLFLLASPVILTMAKHSLAHPSSHLDDKLLSPRTLGNPKAPVIVDEWFSLTCSHCAHFATHIFPFVKTNLIDTGKILFRFHDFPLDQVALLAAMVARFLPEEQYAPFLETLFKNQDQWAFSQDIDPVSELKKYAILAGISDASFENIKNNQSLKEAIINRQDKDDAFLHIQGTPYFRVNDRPAPNIGLGYDEFLQTITKAL encoded by the coding sequence ATGTTTTTAAAACGCCGTCTGTTTCTGCTGGCATCACCAGTAATCTTAACAATGGCTAAGCATAGTTTGGCTCACCCATCATCTCATTTAGATGATAAGCTCCTATCCCCTCGAACGCTCGGAAATCCTAAAGCACCAGTGATTGTAGACGAGTGGTTTTCTTTAACCTGTTCACATTGCGCACATTTCGCAACGCATATTTTTCCTTTTGTAAAAACTAATTTAATCGATACAGGAAAAATTCTCTTTCGATTTCATGATTTTCCTTTAGATCAGGTTGCGTTACTAGCCGCTATGGTGGCGCGCTTTTTACCTGAGGAACAGTATGCCCCTTTCCTTGAAACTCTTTTCAAAAATCAAGATCAGTGGGCATTCTCTCAAGATATCGATCCCGTGAGCGAATTAAAAAAATATGCAATCCTTGCGGGTATTTCTGATGCAAGCTTTGAGAACATTAAAAATAATCAAAGCTTGAAAGAAGCAATCATTAATCGCCAAGATAAAGACGATGCGTTTCTTCATATCCAAGGAACGCCATATTTTCGTGTTAACGATCGTCCTGCGCCTAATATTGGCTTAGGATATGATGAATTTCTTCAAACTATCACAAAGGCTCTTTAA
- a CDS encoding hemolysin family protein yields the protein MSDDILEPSEEPRKNSRGLFGLFNRRGRDQKLRDSIATLVRDSAQLAHETGDTPELDRQESALIMNVLNLRDITADDVMIPRADIIAMPENISLESALNHMRRENHSRMPVYREQLDEISGMIHVKDLVAYVDSPEAFDIRNLLRQPLMIAPTIPVLDLLLQMRQRRIHMALVIDEYGSIDGLVTIEDLIETIVGDISDEHDDPVTALWTERPDGSSDIDARLPIKQLEERLGAVLTDAEREAEIETVGGLVFRLAEHVPARDEVLTHESGLEFRVLDADARHIRALRMRVPENWEKKSLPHSQQDDDHNS from the coding sequence ATGAGTGACGATATATTAGAGCCTTCTGAAGAACCTCGAAAAAATTCACGAGGGCTTTTTGGTCTTTTCAATAGACGTGGTCGAGATCAGAAGCTTCGTGATTCCATTGCTACTCTTGTCCGGGACTCTGCTCAACTCGCTCACGAAACAGGAGATACGCCCGAGTTAGACCGCCAAGAAAGCGCCCTTATCATGAATGTCCTGAACTTGCGGGACATTACAGCAGATGATGTTATGATTCCCCGGGCAGACATTATTGCCATGCCTGAAAATATCTCTCTTGAAAGTGCGCTTAATCACATGCGACGCGAAAATCATTCACGCATGCCGGTGTACCGTGAACAGCTCGATGAAATTTCTGGGATGATTCACGTTAAAGACCTAGTCGCTTATGTTGATTCCCCAGAAGCATTTGATATCCGGAACCTCTTACGCCAACCCTTAATGATTGCGCCAACCATCCCGGTGCTAGATCTCCTTTTACAGATGCGGCAAAGGCGTATTCATATGGCACTTGTCATTGATGAATATGGCAGCATTGACGGCCTGGTGACCATTGAAGACCTGATTGAAACCATCGTTGGTGATATTTCAGACGAACATGATGATCCCGTTACAGCCTTATGGACCGAGAGGCCAGATGGCTCTTCAGATATAGATGCCCGCCTGCCCATTAAACAACTTGAAGAACGTTTAGGAGCTGTCCTCACGGATGCTGAGCGAGAAGCAGAGATAGAAACGGTTGGTGGTCTTGTATTCCGCTTAGCAGAACATGTTCCAGCACGTGACGAAGTTCTGACACATGAAAGTGGTTTAGAGTTTAGGGTTCTGGATGCAGATGCACGTCACATTCGTGCTTTACGCATGCGCGTTCCTGAAAACTGGGAGAAGAAGTCCCTTCCACACTCCCAGCAAGATGACGACCATAATTCTTAA
- the ybeY gene encoding rRNA maturation RNase YbeY, translating to MEPPSTRADIDIIIEDPRWRFSIPNTKRAIYRAFQAVTRQKGADFENTPMPTVLLSTDRVVKRLNSRFRNKNKPTNVLTFEPLSPLHGGDIILGYETVHKEAVSAQRSMRAHLSHLVVHGVLHLSGYDHHHPGEAREMEGIETRTMRQLGFGDPWKQGIKRS from the coding sequence ATGGAACCTCCAAGTACTCGCGCCGATATTGATATTATTATAGAAGACCCGCGATGGCGGTTTTCTATACCTAATACTAAACGTGCCATTTATCGTGCGTTTCAAGCTGTTACCCGTCAAAAAGGGGCAGACTTTGAAAATACTCCAATGCCGACTGTTCTTTTATCGACAGATCGCGTTGTTAAGAGGCTCAATTCGCGTTTTCGCAATAAAAACAAACCTACAAATGTATTAACATTTGAGCCCCTTTCTCCTCTCCATGGAGGAGATATTATTTTGGGATATGAAACAGTTCATAAAGAAGCTGTTTCTGCCCAGCGTAGCATGCGTGCTCATTTATCACATCTTGTCGTTCATGGTGTCCTTCACCTTTCCGGGTATGACCATCATCACCCCGGAGAGGCAAGAGAAATGGAAGGCATTGAAACACGAACAATGCGCCAGCTTGGTTTTGGAGATCCATGGAAACAGGGAATCAAACGATCATGA